The window TTGACCTTGGCTGCGTGTTCCAAATCAACCAGATGTTTCGTCGCCAGGTTTTCCGTGGTGCGCAGACGGATATCAGAATATTTGAACCTGTCTTCCATCTCATACAGCAAACCTTCACGCAGCGCGCCGTCGGAGAAGAACATCTCTTTGATCTTGAGCGCATGAAAAATCGCACTCAGGATAGCGACCCCGGCCGCAAACACAGGTTTACGGTCCTCGGTCAGGCCGGAGAGCTGAATGTCGTCAATCGAGTTCCAGTCACACAGTTTGTCGATCAGTTTACTCAGCCGCTCTTCGGTAATGATGCCATCATCAAATCCGAGGCCGATCAGCACTTCGTGAATCGCTTTCACGGTACCGGATGAACCAAAAGCGATTTTCCAGCCCAGTTTGCGGTACTTACTGGCTACCGACTCCAGTTTCTGTTCGGCCGCCAGCATCGCCTGGGCAAAATTTTTCTTCGACAGTTTGCCATTAGAAAAATAGCGGTCGGTATAGGAGACGCAGCCCATCTGTTTACTGTTGACCAGCTCGGCATCAAAGCCTTTGCCTATCACCATTTCGGTACTGCCGCCGCCGATATCGACCACCAGCATCGATTCAGCCTGAGGCTGAGTATGCGCCACACCCAGATAAATCAGGCGTGCTTCTTCCGTGCCGGGAATAATCTCGATCGGGTAGGGCAGCACTTCCTGCGCGCGTTGCAGAAAAATATGCGCGTTATTGGCCTGACGCAGGGTATGCGTCGCGGCGATACGTACATTGTCGGCATCAATGCCCTGCAGACGCTCGGCAAACATCGCCAGACACTCGAGTCCGCGCTCTATCGAGGCGTTATCGAGATTGCGCTGTTCATCCAGACCTGAAGCGAGACGGACCCGCTGTTTGTGGCGGCTGATCAGCTGTAAATCCTGATCAACGACTTTCGCCACCACCATGTGAAAGCTGTTCGAGCCTAAGTCAATCGCGGCGATTTCACGGGTACTGGTCTCATCGCGAACAGAACTATCATCGCGAAGATAAGTACCATCGCGAAGAGAACTATCACCTGACACCTGTTCAGGCCGGGTGTCATTCACGCTGTCGTTGACAGGCGTATCCTTTTCAGGTGCCAAGTTTTTAGACTGATCGCTTTTAGGCTGATCGTTGTCAGGCTTAGTGTTTTCAGATTTAGCGTGGTCAGACGTGCTGCTGGGCTGAGTCATGGATATCTGCTGATCCCTTATGCTTACGTGTTTGTTTTTCTACATTTTTAAGATAGTCATAAATCGCCAGTTGTGAACGAACTTTCTTGCGGTTACCGCGGTTAACGTAGCGGTTACTCATTTCTTTATCGATCACCCGTGCTTTGACGGTATCGGTAAACTGTAGATTGATGATGTCTATAATACGCTGTTTCAGCCGCTCGTCACGCACTGGTGCGGTGACTTCGATACGGTGATCAATATTACGTGTCATCCAGTCAGCAGAAGAGATATAAACCTTTGGATTGCCTTCATTATGTGTGATCAGTACCCGCGGGTGCTCCAGGAAGCGATCGACAATACTGATGATACGAATGTTATCGCTGATGCCTTCCACGCCGGGCACCAGAGAGCACATGCCGCGAATGATCATCTTTATCTGCACGCCGGCACTGCTGGCGGCGTACAGTTTGTTGACCAGACCGGGATCGACCAAGTTATTGACCTTGAGAGTAATGGCCGCTTTTTTACCCGCTTGGGCGTTGGCGGTTTCCTCATCGATCAGACGGTACAACTGGTTGCGGGAATTACGCGGCGAAACAATCAGATGATTGAAATTCACCGGGCGGAACGGATTTTCAATGTAGCCGAACACGTTACGCACTTCGTTAGTGAGATCTTTGTCGGCGGTCAGCAGGGAAAAGTCGGTATAGATACGCGCGGTCTTTTCGTGGAAGTTACCGGTACCGATATGGGCGTAACGGACAAATTCATTCTCTTCGCGGCGGGTGATCAGTAGCAGCTTGGCGTGGATTTTCATCCCCGGGGTACCAAACACCACGTGCACGCCGGCTTCAGTCAGCACCCGCGACCATTCGATGTTGGCCTCTTCATCAAAACGGGCCTGCAGCTCCACCACCACAACGACATTTTTGCCGTTATGGACCGCGTCAATCAGTGAGTTCATCAGACGTGAGTCTTTCGCGACACGATAGATGTTGATTTTAATGCTGACCACTTTCGGGTCAAAGGATGCCTGACGCACCAGCTCGGTAATGTGCTCGAAGCTGTGGTACGGGTAGTGCAGCAGGATGTCCTGCGCTTTGATGGCGTCAAAGGCGTTCAGATAGCCTTCAAAATCGGCGCACTTGATCGGCGGCAGCGGACGGTTTTCCAGATAGTCACGTCCCACGTTCGGAAAGCCGATAAAGTCTTTAAAGTTGTGATAGCGCCCGCCCGGCAGCAAACTGTCGTAATGGGAAATCTGCAGTTTTTCGCACAGGAAGTTAAGCATCTGCTCCGGCATATCGCGTTCGTAAACAAACCGCACCGGCATCGCGGTCAGGCGCTGGTTAAGGCCTTCCGACATCAGTTCCAGCAGGCTGTATTCCACTTCATGACTAAGATCGTATTCCGCATCGCGGGTCATTTTGATCGCATAGCCATTGAGCGAGTCGTAATCGAAAAAGCCGCGGAAAATATCGTCCAGGCAGTAACGGATGATGTTGTCGAGCAGAATGATGGTCTTGCGGCGCTTGCCTTTTTGTTCCGGCACCATAACAAAACGCGGCAGGTGATCGGTCGGAATTTCGATTAGCGCGTAGTGCGATTCATCGCCTTTTTTCAGGTCGGTGGCGATATAGGCGTATTCATCTTTGAGGAACTGCAGCACATCGATGTCATCTTTCATCAGCAGCGGAGTGATGTGAGGCAGCACTTCTTTATGGAAGTACTTGGTGATCCAGCGCTGCTGCGCTTCATCGAGCTGGGTTTCGTTGACCAGGAAAATGCGTCGCCGTGCCATCTCAAGAATGATGTCATTATACAGGTTGTCGAAATCCTGATTGAGCTTGAATGCTTTACTCTGCATACGGCTGAGCAGATGTTTATTGGAGTCATTGCCGCCGCGTTCACGGTTGATCAGAATGCGCCGTTTTACATCGGAGAAGCGTACTTTATAGAATTCATCCAGGTTGTTGGAGAAAATGCCCAGAAAACGGATACGTTCAACCAGCGGCACGGTCTTATCGGCTGCTTCCTGCAGCACCCGCTCGTTAAAAGAGAGCCAACTTAATTCTTTATCGATATACAACTTTTCCGCGCTCATGACTTACCTACTGACTTGTTCTGGTGATTTTGTGTCTGGTTAAAATGACTTTTTAATGATTGTTTAGTTATTAACCGTGGGGTATTCATTGCAAATTAGTTTTTAAATATGACACTTTTATTGCAAAAGTGCGTACTCTCTATAGTTGTTTTATTTTCAGTTGTTTAATGTGATCTGTAATATAATTGTCACTTAACAGACATATAATCTTGTACTTGAGTATCTTCAATAAATGCACTGCGCAAACCGGTCGCTATAAGGTTTACAGCCACTCTGTTACCCGGGCCGGATTTCACCGCTGAGAGTCACACTCTTCAGGCGTTCCCCTTCAGACAGGTTAACACCTGCTCGTATTCGGGCGTGCAATGGCATTTTGATGACATTTTAGTGTAGCGGAGCGGCAGAGGTAGAGGGATTCATGGCACAGGCCGAGTTTTCATTGAAAGAGCGGGATCAAAAACGAATTATTAAGGATCGTCTTGTCCGTCTTGCAGTGACTGGTGGTGGTGTCAGTGTGCTTGGCGCCCTGATTCTGATCTTTGTCTATCTGGCGCTGGTGGTCCTGCCGCTGTTTTCCGATGCGAAACTGGAAACCGGCTATGCCAGTCAGCCCATTAACACCCCGGCGCCTAAAATGCTGGCGGTGGATGATTACGGTGAGCACGCGTTTGTTCTCAGCGCGCAGGGCAAAGCCGAATTCTGGTCGCTCAATCATGAGCGCAGCCTGCCATTATGGCGCGGTTCACTGCCGTTTAAACCGGTGCAGTTTGCGGCCGGTATGGCCGATAAGCGCTGGTTTGCGGTGACGGACGCGGCTAACCGGGTCTATGTTGCTCGTCCCCATTTTACCAATACCGTCACCGCGCAGGGGCGTCTGTTTATTCCTAAGCTGGAAGCGCTGCCGCTCGGTACGGACTGGCCACTGTTGCCTGAGTCAATTCATATTCAGCAGCTGGCGCTGGCGGTCAGCGACAGCACGGTCTTTTTTGCGACTTATCAGTCAGATAACCAGGTCTCGGTGCATTGGGCTGAGCGGAGCAATCCGGCCATTCGTCATGACTTTACCTTTACAGCCCCGTTTGACCAGCTTGATGAGATGAAGCTGACTCCAGACGGACGCAGCTTATATCTGCGCACTGGTTCTGAGCTGGCGGTGGCCGTGCGCGACGGCGTTAATTACCGCGTGCGTGAGGTGATTGATCTCAGCCAGGGCCAAGCCGCCCATGCTGTCAGTGCCATTAACCTGTTGTCCGGTGCGTACTCACTGCTGGTTTCCCACCAGGACGGACTGGTCACTCAATGGTTTGACGTGTTACGCGATGGTGAACGCCGCCTGACCCAGATCCGCGATTTTAAACTGGCCGAGCAGCTGCGTTTTATTCTGCCTGATACCTACAGCAAGGGCTTTTACAGTTTTTATCAGAACGGTACGGTGCAGAGTCACTACACCACCAGTGACAAACTGGTCGTGTTCGCCCGCGCCTATCAGCAGGTGCCGAAGCTGGCGGCGATGTCATCCAATGAACGTTATCTGGCGACCTATGATCGCGGCACCATCAGCGTGGCTGAGGTGGATAACGGTTATCCGGAAGTGTCATTTTCGTCTCTGTGGCAGAAAGTGTGGTACGAAAGCTACCCTGAGCCGCAGTATGTGTGGCAGTCGACATCAGCCAGTGATGATTTCGAGGCCAAATTCAGTCTGGTACCGATAGCGTTCGGTACCTTTAAAGCGGCCTTGTATGCCATGCTGTTCGCGGTGCCGATCGCGGTGCTGGGCGCTATCTATACTGCTTATTTTATGGCGCCGAAAATGCGTCGGGTGGTTAAGCCGAGTATTGAACTGATGGAAGCGCTGCCGACGGTGATCATCGGTTTTCTGGCCGGCCTGTGGTTTGCGCCGATTGTGGAGAATAATCTCAGTGCGATTGCTGCGCTGGTGCTGTTTCTGCCTTTATCTGCATTGCTGATTGGTATGCTGTGGTCCTCTCTGCCCAAAACCTGGCTGCGCAGAATGGCCGGTGGCTGGCATGCGCTGATCCTGATCCCGGTGCTGCTGGCGGTCAGCGTGGTGATTTTGTCGTACAGCACAGACATTGAGCGCTGGCTGTTTGGCGGCGATGTGCAGGTTTTTCTGGCCCAGAACGGTATCGATTTTGACCAGCGTAATGCGCTGGTGGTCGGTTTTGCCATGGGCTTTGCGGTGATCCCGACCATTTTCACTATCGCGGAAGATGCGATTTTCTCCGTACCGAAACACCTCTCCGACGGTTCACTGGCTCTGGGGGCGACGCCGTGGCAGACCCTGATTCATGTGGTGCTGCTCACCGCCAGTCCGGGTATTTTCTCGGCGGTGATGATGGGGCTGGGACGCGCGGTGGGCGAGACCATGATCGTGCTGATGGCGACCGGTAATACGCCAATCCTGGACTGGAATATTCTCGAAGGCATGCGCACCTTATCGGCCACGATTGCGGTTGAATTGCCGGAATCGGAAGTGGGCAGCTCGCACTTCCGTATCTTGTTCCTGGCGGCGTTGCTGCTGTTTATGTTTACTTTTGCGGTCAACTCGCTGGCGGAATGGGTACGTCAGCGACTACGTGCCAAATACCGTTCCTTGTAGTGAGACGACAGATGCAATTTTTAGAAGAACAAATGCCCGTCTCAGGAACACAGATGCAACGCTCAGGAAGACAGGCGCAACTTTTAGCAAGACAGGCGCAACTCATAGTAAGACAGGCGATTAAAGATGCAAGTATGGGGTGGTAAATGAAAATTTCGCAGTGGATGAGATCCGGCGCCCCATGGATTTGGTTAACCGGTGGTGCGGTCAGTCTGAGTCTGATTTCGGTACTCGGCTTGCTGCTGCTGATTGGCTGGAAAGGGTTAACCTATTTCTGGCCCGCGCCGCTTTACCAATGGCAATCGCAAGACGGCCAGCATTTGGTGGGGCAGTTGTATGCATCCGAATCAGTGCCGGTCAGCCATTTGAAGGATATGGACATCGAGCTGCCGGACGAGGTGATCGAAGCAGGCAGCGCGACACGGCTTAATATCAAAATTGCCAACCGTGAACTGTATGGCAGCGATTTTGTCTCTATGTTGGCGCTTAAGCTGAGTGAGCCGACCAAACCTTCCGGCTGGATGGTGATAGAGCGGGCCCATGACGGCCAGTTTTACGGCAAGCCGCTTGGCTTTGAACAGGTCAATGGCAACATCAGCCCGCACATCGAGACCTTGCTCAGCCAGGGGCTGGAGCAGGCAGATGGGCTGCGCACCGAGATGGACGGCGTGATTAATGACCAGATTCGCCAGATTGGTAGTCAGGTCGAAAACCTGCGTCTTGAGCGGCGCCGTCATGAACTGAACGGCAAACTGACGGACGACTATCTGGCTCGTTATCGTGAGCGCAAGCAAGCGCTGGATGCCAAGCTGGTTGAGGCGGAAAAACACCTGGATTTCCTGCGCTCCCAGCTCAGTCATCAGGCGCTGCTGATGGAAGATATGCATGGTCTCAAGGTGCGGATTCCGCTCAGTCAGATTCTTGATTACTGGTTTCCGAATAACATGACTCTGGTGGAAAAAATCGCGCAGTGGGGCAAGCAGGTGTGGGTGTTTTTGTCTGATGACCCGCGCGAGTCCAACTCGGAAGGTGGCGTTTTTCCGGCCATTTTCGGCACGGTTTTTCTGGTGCTGATCATGTCGGTCATCGTGATGCCGCTCGGTGTAGTGGCGGCGGTTTACCTGCATGAGTACGCTAAAGACAATACCTTTACCCGCCTGATCCGGGTCGCGGTGATTAACCTCGCCGGGGTGCCGTCCATTGTGTACGGTGTGTTTGGCCTTGGTTTTTTTGTTTACACCATAGGTGCCTCTATCGACCAGCTGTTTTATGCCGAGCGCCTGCCGGCGCCGACATTCGGGACGCCTGGCCTGCTGTGGTCAGCCCTGACTCTGGCCGTGCTGACGCTGCCGGTGGTGATTGTGGCGACCGAGGAAGGCCTGACCCGGATTCCGCTCTCGGTACGGCACGGCTCTCTGGCATTAGGCGCGACTCAGTTTGAAACCATCTGGCGCATTGTTCTGCCGATGGCCAGCCCTGCTATGATTACAGGATTGATCCTGGCGATTGCGCGCGCTGCCGGTGAAGTAGCACCCCTGATGCTGGTCGGGGCGGTGAAGCTGGCGTCGAGCCTGCCGGTGGACGGGGAATTCCCGTTTGTGCATCTGGAGCGTAAGTTTATGCACCTCGGTTTTCATATTTACGACATCGGCTTTCAGACTTCGAATATTGAAGCCGCGCGCCCGCTGGTATACGCGACGTCATTTTTGCTGGTTACAGTGATCGTGGCTCTCAACCTCACGGCGATCAGCATTCGTAATAACTTACGCGAGAAATACCGAACTTTAGGACAAGATTAAATGCTTTCTGTCAATCAGGCGCTGGGTTACCAGGCGCCGCTCGACGTCAACAACTTAACCGATAAACAGACTGCGATTGCGATCGAAGACCTCAATCTGTTTTACAAACAGACCCGGGCATTGAACGATATTTCAATGCGGATTCCCAAAGGTCAGGTGACGGCGTTTATCGGTCCGTCCGGCTGTGGTAAGTCGACACTGCTGCGCTGTATCAACCGCATGAACGATCTGGTCGAAGGCTGCCGGGTAGAAGGGGAAGTCAAACTGCACGGTAAGAATGTTTACTCGCCGGAGGTGGATGTACCGACTCTGCGCCGCCGGGTCGGTATGGTGTTTCAGCGCCCCAATCCGTTTCCGAAGTCGATTTACGAGAATGTGGTGTATGGTTTGCGCCTGCAGGGGATTCGCAACAGCCGCGCGCTGGATGATGCCGCTGAGCATGCGCTGCGTGCTGCCGCTCTGTGGGATGAGGTTAAAGGACGCCTGCATGAGAATGCTTTTGGGCTGTCCGGTGGTCAGCAGCAGCGTCTGGTGATTGCACGCGCGATTGCGATAGAGCCGGAAGTACTGCTGCTTGATGAACCGACTTCGGCGCTCGATCCGATTTCGACCCTGACCATCGAAGAGCTGATTCATGAGCTGAAAACCAAGTACACGGTCGTGATCGTGACTCACAACATGCAACAGGCCGCGCGGGTCAGTGACCATACGGCTTTTATTCATATGGGAAAATTGATCGAGTACGCAGATACCGATTCTATTTTTACGTCACCATTGAAAAAACAGACTGAAGACTACATTACTGGGCGCTACGGTTAATCGATAAAGGAATCAATATGCAATTAGGTCGTCATATCTCAGGACAGTTTAACGTGGAGCTGGAGTCGATCCGCACGCATGTGCTGACGATGGGAGGCCTGGTTGAGCAGCAGTTGTCATTTGCCATGCAGGCGCTCAATAAAGGTGATGAAGATTTGGCGCGCAAAGTGGTGCGCGATGACCATAAAGTCAATGCGATGGAAGTGTCGATTGATGAGGCGTGCACACGCATTATTGCCAAGCGCCAGCCGACGGCCAAAGATCTGCGCTTGATCATGGCTATCATTAAGACCATCACTGACCTGG is drawn from Vibrio sp. CDRSL-10 TSBA and contains these coding sequences:
- the ppx gene encoding exopolyphosphatase — encoded protein: MTQPSSTSDHAKSENTKPDNDQPKSDQSKNLAPEKDTPVNDSVNDTRPEQVSGDSSLRDGTYLRDDSSVRDETSTREIAAIDLGSNSFHMVVAKVVDQDLQLISRHKQRVRLASGLDEQRNLDNASIERGLECLAMFAERLQGIDADNVRIAATHTLRQANNAHIFLQRAQEVLPYPIEIIPGTEEARLIYLGVAHTQPQAESMLVVDIGGGSTEMVIGKGFDAELVNSKQMGCVSYTDRYFSNGKLSKKNFAQAMLAAEQKLESVASKYRKLGWKIAFGSSGTVKAIHEVLIGLGFDDGIITEERLSKLIDKLCDWNSIDDIQLSGLTEDRKPVFAAGVAILSAIFHALKIKEMFFSDGALREGLLYEMEDRFKYSDIRLRTTENLATKHLVDLEHAAKVKGQAREFLDQVAAELGLKKNNELFDLLEWSALLHEVGLSISLQAFHRHSAYILHHTNMPGFNSEQQLVLSTLARFQRKALKLNEMADFSLFKKKHILGLIRVLRLAIVVNGQRNEDPLPELSLEIKDDEWQLKCVEQDWLENNKLLHADLLSEQEYWHSAGWQLSF
- the ppk1 gene encoding polyphosphate kinase 1, which codes for MSAEKLYIDKELSWLSFNERVLQEAADKTVPLVERIRFLGIFSNNLDEFYKVRFSDVKRRILINRERGGNDSNKHLLSRMQSKAFKLNQDFDNLYNDIILEMARRRIFLVNETQLDEAQQRWITKYFHKEVLPHITPLLMKDDIDVLQFLKDEYAYIATDLKKGDESHYALIEIPTDHLPRFVMVPEQKGKRRKTIILLDNIIRYCLDDIFRGFFDYDSLNGYAIKMTRDAEYDLSHEVEYSLLELMSEGLNQRLTAMPVRFVYERDMPEQMLNFLCEKLQISHYDSLLPGGRYHNFKDFIGFPNVGRDYLENRPLPPIKCADFEGYLNAFDAIKAQDILLHYPYHSFEHITELVRQASFDPKVVSIKINIYRVAKDSRLMNSLIDAVHNGKNVVVVVELQARFDEEANIEWSRVLTEAGVHVVFGTPGMKIHAKLLLITRREENEFVRYAHIGTGNFHEKTARIYTDFSLLTADKDLTNEVRNVFGYIENPFRPVNFNHLIVSPRNSRNQLYRLIDEETANAQAGKKAAITLKVNNLVDPGLVNKLYAASSAGVQIKMIIRGMCSLVPGVEGISDNIRIISIVDRFLEHPRVLITHNEGNPKVYISSADWMTRNIDHRIEVTAPVRDERLKQRIIDIINLQFTDTVKARVIDKEMSNRYVNRGNRKKVRSQLAIYDYLKNVEKQTRKHKGSADIHDSAQQHV
- a CDS encoding ABC transporter permease subunit, whose translation is MAQAEFSLKERDQKRIIKDRLVRLAVTGGGVSVLGALILIFVYLALVVLPLFSDAKLETGYASQPINTPAPKMLAVDDYGEHAFVLSAQGKAEFWSLNHERSLPLWRGSLPFKPVQFAAGMADKRWFAVTDAANRVYVARPHFTNTVTAQGRLFIPKLEALPLGTDWPLLPESIHIQQLALAVSDSTVFFATYQSDNQVSVHWAERSNPAIRHDFTFTAPFDQLDEMKLTPDGRSLYLRTGSELAVAVRDGVNYRVREVIDLSQGQAAHAVSAINLLSGAYSLLVSHQDGLVTQWFDVLRDGERRLTQIRDFKLAEQLRFILPDTYSKGFYSFYQNGTVQSHYTTSDKLVVFARAYQQVPKLAAMSSNERYLATYDRGTISVAEVDNGYPEVSFSSLWQKVWYESYPEPQYVWQSTSASDDFEAKFSLVPIAFGTFKAALYAMLFAVPIAVLGAIYTAYFMAPKMRRVVKPSIELMEALPTVIIGFLAGLWFAPIVENNLSAIAALVLFLPLSALLIGMLWSSLPKTWLRRMAGGWHALILIPVLLAVSVVILSYSTDIERWLFGGDVQVFLAQNGIDFDQRNALVVGFAMGFAVIPTIFTIAEDAIFSVPKHLSDGSLALGATPWQTLIHVVLLTASPGIFSAVMMGLGRAVGETMIVLMATGNTPILDWNILEGMRTLSATIAVELPESEVGSSHFRILFLAALLLFMFTFAVNSLAEWVRQRLRAKYRSL
- the pstA gene encoding phosphate ABC transporter permease PstA; translation: MSQWMRSGAPWIWLTGGAVSLSLISVLGLLLLIGWKGLTYFWPAPLYQWQSQDGQHLVGQLYASESVPVSHLKDMDIELPDEVIEAGSATRLNIKIANRELYGSDFVSMLALKLSEPTKPSGWMVIERAHDGQFYGKPLGFEQVNGNISPHIETLLSQGLEQADGLRTEMDGVINDQIRQIGSQVENLRLERRRHELNGKLTDDYLARYRERKQALDAKLVEAEKHLDFLRSQLSHQALLMEDMHGLKVRIPLSQILDYWFPNNMTLVEKIAQWGKQVWVFLSDDPRESNSEGGVFPAIFGTVFLVLIMSVIVMPLGVVAAVYLHEYAKDNTFTRLIRVAVINLAGVPSIVYGVFGLGFFVYTIGASIDQLFYAERLPAPTFGTPGLLWSALTLAVLTLPVVIVATEEGLTRIPLSVRHGSLALGATQFETIWRIVLPMASPAMITGLILAIARAAGEVAPLMLVGAVKLASSLPVDGEFPFVHLERKFMHLGFHIYDIGFQTSNIEAARPLVYATSFLLVTVIVALNLTAISIRNNLREKYRTLGQD
- the pstB gene encoding phosphate ABC transporter ATP-binding protein PstB, whose product is MLSVNQALGYQAPLDVNNLTDKQTAIAIEDLNLFYKQTRALNDISMRIPKGQVTAFIGPSGCGKSTLLRCINRMNDLVEGCRVEGEVKLHGKNVYSPEVDVPTLRRRVGMVFQRPNPFPKSIYENVVYGLRLQGIRNSRALDDAAEHALRAAALWDEVKGRLHENAFGLSGGQQQRLVIARAIAIEPEVLLLDEPTSALDPISTLTIEELIHELKTKYTVVIVTHNMQQAARVSDHTAFIHMGKLIEYADTDSIFTSPLKKQTEDYITGRYG